Proteins encoded within one genomic window of Alphaproteobacteria bacterium HT1-32:
- a CDS encoding DUF3047 domain-containing protein: protein MRLTSSNRSLRHIAICVGLVTLLAACDSGIRQYAASPEGDIDFLTEDAAGRFVAGAEVRRRSGFFDSGLEGISFVRVDGKPAVKLSTPGNGGVIGLLTNQPLLATPYAAWQWHLTSGLTEADWLAMRSLGETDHPARVLVGFRLNGSGSNISPGYLGDELPPHDRAITIVWSTLSSPPGRIDRRGPYGRLTLRQGVGQFGEWQEENIDLSKIYGEIWPEDNLSQVNIAFLAVATRASNLTTESVIDGLRVYR from the coding sequence ATGCGGCTGACCTCAAGTAACCGCAGTCTGCGCCACATTGCGATCTGTGTCGGGCTGGTGACGTTGCTGGCGGCCTGTGATTCAGGTATCCGGCAATATGCGGCCTCGCCGGAAGGCGACATTGATTTTCTGACAGAAGATGCTGCCGGCCGGTTTGTTGCCGGAGCGGAAGTGCGCAGGCGTTCCGGGTTTTTCGATTCCGGTCTGGAAGGAATTTCCTTCGTACGGGTTGACGGAAAACCGGCAGTCAAGCTGTCGACACCGGGCAATGGCGGCGTGATTGGCCTGCTGACCAACCAGCCGTTGCTGGCAACACCCTATGCCGCATGGCAATGGCATCTGACATCTGGCCTTACCGAAGCGGACTGGCTGGCGATGCGCAGTCTCGGCGAAACTGATCATCCGGCGCGGGTGCTGGTCGGCTTTCGGCTGAATGGGTCTGGCTCGAATATCAGTCCCGGTTATCTGGGTGACGAGCTTCCCCCCCATGACCGGGCCATCACAATTGTGTGGTCAACACTGTCATCGCCGCCCGGCCGGATTGACCGTCGTGGGCCTTATGGCCGTCTGACATTGCGTCAGGGAGTTGGTCAGTTTGGTGAGTGGCAGGAAGAAAATATAGATTTATCAAAGATTTATGGAGAGATATGGCCTGAGGATAACTTGTCACAGGTCAATATTGCCTTTCTGGCGGTAGCCACGAGAGCGTCAAACCTGACGACCGAATCCGTGATCGATGGCCTGCGGGTTTATCGTTAG
- a CDS encoding thioredoxin domain-containing protein, whose amino-acid sequence MAAMLFTLVSVSPFSLAQADTLTDDQRKEIESLVEKYILDNPGIVMRAIEKLREQQRQAEEQQRMSAISGSGNDLRSDPITPPGGNPDGEVTVVEFFDYNCGYCKRVSPTVAALIEGNRDVKVIYKEFPILGDASIEAAKGAMAAVRQGKYHEMHEGLMNHRGRVTAATVMSVAKALGLDTEQLDRDMKDPEIQSAIERNYALAQNLGITGTPAFVIGNKLVPGAASLETLEELVKEVRKGS is encoded by the coding sequence ATGGCCGCGATGCTTTTCACGCTGGTTTCGGTTTCACCGTTCAGTCTGGCGCAGGCTGACACGCTGACCGATGATCAGCGCAAGGAAATAGAATCGCTGGTTGAGAAGTATATTCTGGATAACCCGGGCATTGTCATGCGTGCGATCGAGAAGCTTCGCGAACAGCAGCGCCAGGCTGAAGAACAGCAGCGCATGAGCGCAATTTCCGGCAGCGGAAATGACCTTCGTTCGGATCCGATTACGCCGCCGGGCGGCAATCCGGATGGTGAGGTAACGGTTGTTGAATTCTTCGACTACAATTGCGGTTATTGTAAGCGTGTGTCACCGACCGTTGCTGCCCTGATTGAAGGCAACAGGGATGTGAAGGTGATCTACAAGGAATTTCCGATTCTGGGTGATGCCTCGATTGAAGCGGCAAAGGGAGCCATGGCGGCTGTCCGGCAGGGTAAATACCATGAAATGCATGAGGGCCTGATGAATCATCGTGGCCGGGTAACCGCAGCAACCGTGATGTCGGTCGCGAAAGCTCTGGGACTGGATACCGAGCAGCTTGACCGGGACATGAAGGACCCTGAAATACAGAGTGCCATTGAACGTAATTATGCCCTGGCCCAGAATCTCGGCATTACCGGAACACCGGCTTTTGTCATCGGCAACAAGCTGGTCCCCGGTGCCGCAAGCCTTGAGACACTGGAAGAACTCGTAAAGGAAGTCCGCAAGGGAAGCTGA
- a CDS encoding type III PLP-dependent enzyme, whose amino-acid sequence MTPKIEDFLKNEKPATPFLVVDLDVVEANYVGLRDALPVAQIFYAVKANPAEPILQRLIALGSCFDTASIHEIDSCLAAGALPENISYGNTIKKARDIARAYDRGVRLFAFDSEAELLKLAEHAPGSRVFCRLLISNQGADWPLSRKFGCETDMAKDLMVKARDLGLEPYGISFHIGSQQTDLSQWDIAIGKTAMVFTGLREAGINLKMVNLGGGFPAQYRTAIPTIDDYAHAIMAAMTNHFGNDLPHIIVEPGRSIPGDAGLIDSEVVLISTKSYEDETRWVYLDIGLFGGLAETMGEAIKYRIRTPHDGKPDGLVAIAGPTCDGADIMYEKCGYRLPKALEVGDHIQLLSTGAYTTSYSAVNFNGFPPLRAYYI is encoded by the coding sequence ATGACACCGAAGATTGAAGACTTCCTGAAGAACGAAAAACCCGCAACACCATTCCTGGTAGTTGATCTCGACGTGGTCGAGGCAAACTATGTCGGATTGCGTGACGCATTGCCGGTCGCACAAATTTTCTATGCCGTAAAAGCGAATCCGGCAGAACCCATTTTGCAGCGCCTGATTGCGCTGGGGTCCTGCTTTGATACGGCAAGCATTCATGAAATTGACAGCTGCCTTGCCGCTGGTGCCCTGCCGGAAAACATTTCCTATGGTAACACGATCAAGAAAGCGCGGGATATCGCCCGGGCTTATGATCGTGGTGTCCGCCTGTTCGCTTTCGACAGTGAAGCTGAATTGCTGAAGCTGGCCGAACATGCACCGGGTTCACGGGTTTTCTGCCGCCTGCTGATTTCGAATCAGGGGGCCGACTGGCCGCTTTCCCGCAAGTTCGGATGCGAAACCGATATGGCAAAAGACCTGATGGTGAAAGCCCGGGATCTTGGCCTTGAGCCCTATGGAATCAGCTTCCATATCGGCAGCCAGCAAACCGACCTCAGCCAGTGGGACATCGCTATCGGCAAGACCGCAATGGTCTTTACCGGTCTGCGTGAAGCAGGCATCAACCTGAAAATGGTCAATCTGGGCGGCGGTTTCCCGGCGCAATACCGGACTGCCATCCCGACGATTGATGATTATGCCCACGCCATCATGGCCGCGATGACCAATCATTTCGGTAATGATCTGCCGCATATCATTGTTGAACCGGGCCGCTCCATACCGGGCGACGCCGGGCTGATCGACAGTGAAGTCGTCCTGATCTCGACCAAAAGCTACGAGGACGAAACCCGCTGGGTTTATCTGGATATCGGCCTGTTCGGCGGACTTGCAGAAACCATGGGCGAAGCGATCAAATACAGAATCCGCACCCCGCATGACGGTAAACCGGACGGGCTCGTCGCAATTGCAGGCCCAACCTGTGACGGTGCAGATATCATGTACGAGAAATGTGGCTATCGCCTGCCGAAGGCACTCGAAGTCGGTGACCATATCCAGTTGCTGAGCACCGGTGCCTATACGACCAGTTACTCGGCCGTAAACTTCAATGGCTTCCCGCCGTTGCGGGCATACTACATCTGA
- the aroQ gene encoding type II 3-dehydroquinate dehydratase: MVVPRVLVLNGPNLNLLGLREPGIYGGKSLPDIEADCRAHGRKVGLDIDFRQTNHEGVLVDWLQELAGDKDGAVLNAGAYTHTSVAIHDAIRAVAKPVIEVHISNVHARETFRHHSYISGASAGVLAGFGPFGYIMALDAMAHILLTGTKTASA, translated from the coding sequence ATGGTCGTGCCACGGGTACTTGTTCTGAACGGACCTAATCTGAACCTGCTCGGACTTCGCGAGCCCGGGATCTATGGCGGTAAATCGCTGCCGGATATCGAGGCCGATTGCCGGGCGCATGGCAGAAAGGTCGGGCTTGATATCGACTTTCGTCAAACGAATCACGAAGGTGTTCTGGTTGACTGGTTGCAGGAACTGGCGGGCGACAAGGACGGTGCGGTGCTGAATGCCGGCGCTTACACGCATACGTCGGTTGCGATCCATGATGCGATTCGTGCCGTGGCGAAGCCGGTTATCGAAGTACATATATCGAATGTACATGCGCGAGAGACATTTCGCCATCACAGCTATATATCTGGTGCGTCGGCAGGCGTACTCGCCGGGTTCGGACCCTTCGGCTACATCATGGCACTCGACGCCATGGCACATATCCTTCTAACGGGGACAAAGACAGCGTCAGCATGA
- a CDS encoding acetyl-CoA carboxylase biotin carboxyl carrier protein has translation MSKKDINEEAIHRLAALLDEHELTEIEYEDEDFSIKVRREPAPVIAGGMHAQPATYAAPVQMPSDPAAPVKAAPAGDPVSSPMVGVIYRRAEPGAPEFCKVGDQVSEGDTLFLIEAMKTFNPVRAPRSGKVVSILVDDGSAVEFGELLLTLE, from the coding sequence ATGAGTAAAAAAGATATCAATGAAGAAGCCATTCATCGCCTTGCAGCGTTGCTGGATGAGCATGAACTGACCGAAATCGAATACGAGGACGAGGATTTCTCGATCAAGGTTCGTCGGGAGCCTGCACCGGTTATTGCTGGTGGCATGCATGCCCAGCCAGCCACCTATGCAGCACCGGTGCAGATGCCTTCTGACCCTGCAGCGCCTGTGAAGGCTGCTCCGGCAGGGGATCCGGTATCGTCGCCAATGGTCGGTGTGATCTATCGCCGGGCAGAACCGGGAGCACCGGAATTCTGCAAGGTTGGCGACCAGGTGTCAGAAGGTGACACGCTGTTCCTGATCGAAGCGATGAAGACCTTTAACCCGGTTCGTGCACCGCGCAGCGGCAAAGTCGTCAGCATTCTTGTCGATGATGGCTCCGCGGTCGAGTTCGGCGAACTTCTGCTGACCCTCGAATGA
- the accC gene encoding acetyl-CoA carboxylase biotin carboxylase subunit, translating into MFDKVLIANRGEIALRILRACKEMGIRTVAVHSTADSTAMHVRLADEAVCIGPPAAKLSYLNMPAILTAAMVTGADAIHPGYGFLSENADFAQMVEDHGIAFIGPTAEHIRRMGDKVEAKKTAEALGIPVVPGSPGEVTSVEEAERLGAEMGYPVLVKAAAGGGGRGMKVVPNASEMASAFQTTRKEAEAAFGSAAVYIEKFLGQPRHIEIQVLCDHHGNAVHLGERDCSLQRRHQKVLEEAPSPALNAEQRARIGDTVAAAMRKMGYRGVGTIEFLYENGEFFFIEMNTRLQVEHPVTEAVTGLDLVREQIRVATGAPLGYTQADIVIQGHAIECRINAENPDTFAPSPGTIGEYHAPGGLGVRVDSGIYSGYSIPPHYDSMVAKLIVSGRTRNECLMRLRRSLDEYVIGGIQTTIPLHQRLVQNPDFQNGEYDIRWLEHFVGLSASLG; encoded by the coding sequence ATGTTCGATAAGGTCCTCATTGCGAATCGTGGCGAGATCGCACTTCGTATCCTGCGTGCCTGTAAGGAAATGGGCATCCGAACCGTCGCTGTTCATTCGACAGCTGACTCGACGGCGATGCATGTGCGTCTGGCTGATGAAGCGGTCTGTATTGGTCCGCCTGCCGCAAAACTCAGCTATCTGAACATGCCGGCAATTCTGACGGCGGCCATGGTGACAGGGGCTGATGCCATTCATCCCGGTTACGGGTTCCTGTCGGAAAACGCCGATTTTGCACAGATGGTCGAAGATCACGGCATTGCCTTCATCGGGCCGACTGCTGAACATATCCGCCGGATGGGTGACAAGGTTGAGGCCAAGAAAACAGCGGAAGCTCTCGGTATTCCGGTGGTGCCGGGGTCGCCCGGCGAAGTGACCTCGGTTGAGGAAGCGGAACGTCTTGGGGCTGAAATGGGCTATCCCGTTCTGGTCAAGGCGGCAGCTGGTGGTGGCGGCCGCGGTATGAAAGTGGTGCCCAACGCCAGCGAGATGGCGAGTGCCTTCCAGACCACCCGTAAAGAAGCAGAAGCCGCCTTTGGCAGCGCCGCCGTCTATATCGAAAAATTCCTCGGTCAGCCGCGGCATATCGAAATTCAGGTATTGTGTGACCATCACGGCAATGCGGTGCATCTGGGTGAGCGCGACTGTTCACTTCAGCGTCGTCACCAGAAGGTGCTGGAAGAGGCGCCTTCACCGGCCCTCAATGCAGAGCAGAGAGCCAGAATCGGCGATACGGTTGCCGCGGCGATGCGAAAGATGGGTTATCGCGGTGTCGGCACAATCGAATTTCTGTACGAGAACGGCGAGTTCTTCTTTATCGAGATGAACACCCGTTTGCAGGTTGAGCATCCGGTAACCGAAGCCGTGACCGGGCTTGATCTGGTGCGCGAGCAGATTCGCGTCGCGACCGGTGCTCCGCTTGGCTACACTCAGGCTGATATCGTCATTCAGGGCCATGCCATTGAATGCCGGATCAATGCTGAGAATCCCGATACCTTTGCCCCGTCACCGGGAACCATCGGCGAATATCACGCGCCGGGTGGCCTTGGCGTTCGTGTCGATTCGGGTATCTATTCCGGTTATTCGATCCCGCCGCATTATGACAGCATGGTGGCGAAGCTTATCGTTTCCGGTCGGACGCGAAATGAATGCCTGATGCGGTTGCGGCGCTCGCTTGACGAGTATGTGATCGGCGGTATCCAGACAACGATACCCCTGCATCAGCGTCTTGTGCAAAATCCCGACTTCCAGAATGGCGAATATGATATTCGCTGGCTGGAGCATTTTGTCGGGCTGTCAGCCTCACTCGGCTGA
- the sbmA gene encoding peptide antibiotic transporter SbmA, whose amino-acid sequence MFRSFFLDRRWALWSWIGGAVIIFVTWYKVELDVEINEWFGSFYDIIQKALGTPGAITAGEYYLQLATFGKIAGLYILIAVLIEFFTKHWIFRWRTAMNNFYMSHWQYLRHIEGASQRVQEDTMRFARIMEGLGISFVRSILTLIAFLPILWELSKKVTELPVIGHVDHALIYVAILFAIGGTVLLAVVGVKLPGLEFNNQKVEAAYRKELVFGEDNAERADPPTVRDLFGNVRKNYFRLFFHYMYFDVAKWSYLQFGVLVPYVALGPTIIAGAFTLGVMQQIIRAFGRVESSFQFLVNSWTTIVELLSVYKRLRAFEAEINAGVRADPAYMDAD is encoded by the coding sequence ATGTTCCGTTCCTTTTTTCTGGACCGTCGCTGGGCATTGTGGTCCTGGATTGGTGGGGCCGTGATCATCTTTGTGACCTGGTACAAGGTCGAACTGGATGTGGAGATCAACGAATGGTTCGGCAGTTTCTATGACATCATTCAGAAAGCACTGGGAACACCCGGCGCCATCACGGCAGGAGAATATTATCTTCAGCTCGCCACCTTCGGAAAAATTGCCGGGCTCTATATTCTGATTGCAGTGCTGATCGAATTCTTCACGAAGCACTGGATCTTCCGCTGGCGAACAGCGATGAACAATTTCTACATGTCGCACTGGCAGTATCTTCGTCATATCGAAGGGGCCTCACAGCGCGTGCAGGAAGATACGATGCGTTTCGCCCGGATCATGGAAGGGCTGGGCATCAGTTTTGTCCGCAGCATCCTGACCCTGATCGCTTTCCTGCCGATTCTGTGGGAACTGTCAAAGAAAGTCACTGAACTGCCGGTTATCGGGCATGTCGATCATGCGCTGATCTATGTCGCCATCCTGTTCGCTATTGGCGGCACTGTGCTGCTGGCGGTTGTCGGGGTGAAGCTGCCGGGGCTGGAATTCAACAACCAGAAAGTCGAGGCCGCATATCGCAAGGAACTGGTATTTGGCGAGGACAATGCGGAACGCGCAGATCCGCCAACGGTCCGGGACTTGTTCGGAAATGTCAGGAAAAACTATTTCCGGCTGTTCTTTCACTACATGTATTTCGATGTCGCAAAATGGTCCTACCTGCAATTCGGCGTTCTGGTGCCTTATGTTGCACTTGGCCCGACCATCATTGCCGGGGCTTTTACCCTCGGGGTGATGCAGCAGATCATCCGGGCATTCGGCCGCGTCGAATCATCTTTCCAGTTTCTGGTGAACAGCTGGACGACGATTGTTGAACTGCTGTCCGTCTACAAGCGCCTGCGTGCCTTTGAAGCGGAAATCAACGCAGGCGTTCGTGCTGACCCGGCCTATATGGACGCCGACTGA
- a CDS encoding CoA synthetase, with product MSEIRREELLISVIADMLQDLNHVAVGALSPIPGAAALLARARSKGRLRVSLLGSQTHNPFTDGGKELFDCAAQGRIDAFFLSGGQIDGEANINLVGVGDYPSLDVRWNGSFGSTYLYFLIPRVILFREEHTPRVFVPKVDFISAPGVSESGTYRTGGPYALVTGRCVFNFDKTERRFRLASLHEGESIDSIREATGFTFDHGKDVPPTSLPDNDSLSLLRGQVADEIAETYPEFASRVFG from the coding sequence ATGAGTGAGATTCGCCGCGAAGAGCTGCTGATCTCGGTCATTGCCGATATGCTGCAGGATCTCAACCATGTTGCCGTTGGCGCCCTGTCGCCGATACCGGGGGCCGCAGCCCTGCTGGCCCGCGCCCGGTCAAAAGGCCGGTTGCGCGTCAGCCTGCTTGGCAGTCAGACCCACAACCCCTTCACTGATGGCGGCAAGGAACTGTTCGATTGCGCCGCACAGGGTCGCATCGACGCTTTTTTCCTCTCAGGCGGCCAGATTGACGGGGAAGCCAATATCAACCTTGTCGGGGTCGGTGATTATCCGTCGCTTGATGTGCGCTGGAACGGCTCGTTCGGATCAACCTATCTGTATTTCCTGATTCCGCGGGTCATCCTGTTCCGCGAGGAACATACCCCCCGGGTTTTCGTTCCAAAGGTCGACTTCATTTCTGCCCCCGGCGTCAGCGAATCCGGCACTTACCGGACCGGCGGCCCCTATGCGCTGGTCACCGGCCGCTGTGTCTTCAACTTCGACAAGACAGAGCGCCGCTTCCGGCTTGCCAGCCTGCATGAGGGAGAAAGCATCGACAGTATCCGGGAAGCCACCGGTTTCACCTTCGATCACGGCAAAGATGTGCCTCCTACCTCCCTGCCGGATAACGACAGCCTGAGCCTGCTGCGCGGACAGGTTGCCGATGAAATCGCGGAAACCTATCCGGAATTCGCCAGCCGGGTCTTTGGCTGA
- a CDS encoding CoA synthetase — protein MTQTLTIEQIAKSIPDGSLVAIPPDYSGCAMEAVRALIRRGARDLRLVGVPSGGFQADMMIGADCVQAVEAAAMTLGEYGAAPRFVAAFKAGDLVMRDATCPAIHAGLQAAEKGIPFLPLRGLIGSDILAHRPDWKLMDNPFSTVDDKLVALPAIQPDVALFHAAKADKRGNVWIGVRRELMLMAHAARQTLVTVEEIVDEDLLADPVIAAGTIPGLYITGIAEARNGAWPVGLPGCYPPDHTHLADYAAMARTEDGFADYMQQHILTAPAAA, from the coding sequence ATGACACAGACACTGACCATCGAACAGATTGCCAAATCGATTCCTGACGGCTCACTGGTGGCCATACCGCCCGATTACAGCGGCTGCGCCATGGAAGCTGTCCGCGCCCTGATACGCAGGGGCGCACGTGATCTGCGGCTTGTTGGCGTTCCCAGTGGCGGGTTTCAGGCTGATATGATGATCGGGGCTGATTGCGTTCAGGCGGTTGAGGCCGCAGCCATGACGCTTGGCGAATATGGTGCCGCGCCCCGGTTCGTCGCAGCCTTCAAAGCCGGTGACCTTGTGATGCGTGATGCCACCTGCCCGGCCATTCATGCCGGTCTTCAGGCTGCGGAAAAAGGTATTCCCTTCCTGCCGCTCCGGGGGCTGATCGGCTCCGACATCCTTGCCCATCGTCCGGACTGGAAGCTGATGGACAATCCGTTTTCGACAGTGGATGACAAGCTGGTCGCCCTGCCCGCCATCCAGCCCGATGTCGCCCTTTTCCACGCGGCGAAGGCAGACAAGCGCGGCAATGTCTGGATCGGTGTCCGGCGGGAACTCATGCTGATGGCACATGCCGCTCGCCAGACCCTTGTGACGGTTGAGGAAATTGTCGACGAAGACCTGCTTGCCGACCCGGTCATTGCGGCAGGCACCATCCCGGGCCTCTATATCACCGGCATTGCCGAGGCGCGAAACGGTGCCTGGCCGGTTGGCCTGCCCGGATGTTATCCGCCGGATCATACGCATCTCGCTGATTATGCAGCAATGGCCCGTACCGAAGACGGATTCGCAGATTACATGCAGCAACATATTCTGACCGCACCGGCAGCCGCATGA
- a CDS encoding Bcr/CflA family efflux MFS transporter, producing the protein MIKRPSLAVLIALTAVGPLALNIFMPSMPRIADELGVPYGTVQYALTLYLVAIAVSQLFVGAISDRFGRRPVMLAGMVLFLVSTVICALARNIEVLILGRMLQAIGGATGLVLGRAVVRDLYGREKSASMIGYVTMVMMIVPFLTPTIGGFLDEYYGWQASFAFAGVFGTAVLIYAWFALHETKFDRPQSLSLFQTFNGIGTIARHPAFWGYALFAGLLSGMFFSFLAGAPYIMIELLNRPPSEYGLMFMFPAFGYMAGNFLTGRLSERLGADRMMVIGAMLMILGSLTMVGFAAAGVFTSWAIFLPMVLVSLANGLSLPNALASALSIRPDLAGAGSGMCGFLQMGIGASVAQVVGLLQTDSQWPMVGVMATSGFLAVCCYLLGAAFRRRARIAVRAREAASMSVVD; encoded by the coding sequence ATGATAAAGCGACCCAGCCTGGCTGTTCTGATCGCGTTAACGGCCGTTGGGCCGCTTGCGTTGAATATCTTCATGCCGTCGATGCCGCGCATCGCCGACGAACTTGGTGTGCCTTATGGCACAGTGCAATATGCACTAACCCTGTATCTCGTCGCGATTGCGGTGTCCCAGCTTTTTGTCGGTGCAATTTCAGACCGGTTCGGACGACGACCGGTAATGCTGGCCGGGATGGTTCTGTTTCTGGTTTCTACAGTGATTTGCGCTCTGGCCCGAAATATCGAAGTTTTGATTCTGGGTCGTATGCTGCAGGCCATCGGAGGGGCTACCGGGCTGGTGCTCGGGCGTGCGGTTGTACGTGACCTGTATGGCCGGGAGAAATCAGCCAGCATGATCGGTTATGTCACGATGGTGATGATGATCGTGCCGTTTCTGACGCCGACAATCGGCGGGTTTCTGGATGAATATTATGGCTGGCAGGCAAGCTTTGCCTTTGCCGGTGTTTTTGGCACTGCCGTTCTGATCTATGCCTGGTTTGCACTGCATGAAACCAAGTTCGACCGGCCGCAAAGCCTGAGCCTGTTCCAGACGTTTAATGGTATTGGCACGATTGCACGGCATCCGGCTTTCTGGGGCTATGCCCTGTTTGCGGGTTTGCTGTCGGGGATGTTCTTCTCGTTTCTGGCGGGCGCGCCCTACATCATGATTGAGCTTCTGAACCGTCCGCCCTCGGAATATGGCCTGATGTTCATGTTCCCGGCCTTTGGTTATATGGCGGGCAACTTTCTGACCGGGCGCCTGTCGGAACGTCTTGGTGCTGACCGGATGATGGTGATCGGCGCGATGCTGATGATTCTCGGGTCACTGACGATGGTCGGATTTGCTGCCGCCGGGGTGTTCACATCCTGGGCGATTTTCCTGCCGATGGTTCTGGTCTCGCTTGCCAACGGTCTCAGCCTGCCAAATGCGCTGGCCAGCGCACTCAGCATCCGTCCTGATCTGGCCGGAGCCGGGTCGGGGATGTGCGGTTTTCTGCAAATGGGAATTGGTGCCAGCGTGGCGCAGGTCGTTGGTCTGTTGCAGACAGATTCGCAGTGGCCAATGGTCGGTGTGATGGCAACGTCCGGGTTTCTTGCGGTCTGCTGCTATCTGCTGGGTGCGGCCTTCCGGCGGCGGGCGCGGATTGCCGTCCGTGCCCGGGAAGCCGCTTCAATGAGCGTGGTCGACTGA